In one window of Zygosaccharomyces rouxii strain CBS732 chromosome E complete sequence DNA:
- the PRP40 gene encoding snoRNA-splicing protein PRP40 (similar to uniprot|P33203 Saccharomyces cerevisiae YKL012W PRP40 U1 snRNP protein involved in splicing interacts with the branchpoint-binding protein during the formation of the second commitment complex) produces the protein MSSESLWKEAKDTSGRIYYYNAKTGESKWEKPRELLSEQELILAKHGWKSSKTSDGKLYYYNAQTKTSRWELPDLPEFKKEVKKEDTTITPEDKEPAHETADRYANPSQILHTSKKPKEEAAKEFIQMLKDNQVDSIWSFSRIISELGSRDPRYWMVEDDPLYRQQLFEEYFTSRSEEQLLKERMETSKFNEAFWKMLKTKPQIQYYTRWSTAKRLIANEPIYKHSVVKESAKKQRFLEYVANLREEHEKSQRQLKSQALKELQDYLENILLSSDTGTNGNNTDFPLMKWQSLANNYLFEKNKRYMANKHFKILTHEDVLQVYMDIAKKVEKNLEDKLAALQKVNYTKDRVARDGFKELLRSPDIKIRANSKWHDIYPLIKNDPRFLQMLGTSGSSPLDLFLDVVEEKSITVAAQRSIAQNVLIEKSFQWDESDVNNSRQTIKGHLRDNEQFTNVDDYDMDLIIDQLEQLQGEKQRKQKLLEQRAFEEKKHFFKLMLRRIYGVVKPKPETWEAALKDIQHTREYRELTDEYVKRQLFDEFNPEIPHARPRPSVPYNPKKRPLGPDIELDY, from the coding sequence ATGAGTTCTGAATCTCTATGGAAGGAAGCTAAAGATACCAGTGGTAGAATTTACTATTATAATGCCAAGACGGGTGAATCTAAATGGGAAAAACCAAGGGAATTGCTAAGTGAGCAGGAACTAATACTCGCAAAGCATGGTTGGAAATCCTCGAAAACATCTGATGGTAAACTGTACTATTACAATGCACAGACAAAAACTTCAAGATGGGAATTACCTGACTTGCCTGAATTCAAGAAAGAAGTCAAAAAGGAAGACACTACGATAACTCCAGAGGACAAAGAACCTGCACATGAAACCGCCGATAGATATGCAAACCCATCTCAAATTCTGCATACTTCTAAAAAGCCCAAAGAAGAGGCTGCAAAGGAGTTTATTCAGATGTTAAAGGATAATCAAGTGGATTCCATATGGTCTTTCAGTAGAATTATCTCCGAGTTGGGCTCAAGGGACCCTAGATATTGGATGGTAGAAGATGATCCACTTTATAGGCAGCAGCTTTTTGAAGAGTATTTTACCAGCAGATCAGAGGAACAACTGCTCAAGGAACGCATGGAGACAAGCAAATTTAATGAagcattttggaaaatgttaaagACAAAACCTCAGATTCAATACTATACAAGGTGGTCAACAGCGAAGCGTTTAATTGCAAATGAACCAATTTACAAGCACTCGGTGGTGAAGGAATCTGCTAAGAAACAAAGATTTTTGGAATATGTCGCCAACTTAAGAGAAgaacatgaaaaatctcAACGACAACTCAAATCACAGGCCTTGAAAGAGTTGCAGGATTATTTAGAAAATATTCTTCTATCTTCAGATACTGGAAcaaatggtaataatactGATTTCCCTCTGATGAAATGGCAAAGTTTGGCCAACAACTATCTgtttgaaaagaacaagagatATATGGCTAACAAGCATTTTAAAATACTAACTCATGAAGACGTTTTACAAGTTTATATGGATATTGCcaaaaaagtggaaaaaaaCCTGGAGGACAAGTTGGCAGCTTTACAAAAGGTAAACTATACAAAAGACCGTGTTGCTCGTGATGGTTTCAAGGAATTGCTTCGATCCCCTGATATCAAAATACGAGCTAATTCCAAATGGCACGATATCTACCCGTTAATTAAAAATGATCCAAGATTTTTGCAGATGTTAGGTACTTCGGGCTCATCACCGCTAGATCTATTTCTCGATGTGGTAGAGGAAAAATCAATCACGGTCGCAGCTCAAAGGTCTATTGCGCAAAATGTGCTGATTGAAAAGAGCTTTCAGTGGGATGAAAGTGATGTTAATAACAGTAGACAAACCATCAAGGGTCATTTAAGGGATAATGAACAATTTACCAATGTAGATGATTACGACATGGATTTAATTATAGACCAATTAGAACAGCTGCAAGGTGAGAAACAAAGAAAACAGAAACTTCTTGAACAAAGGGCCttcgaagaaaagaaacactttttcaaattaatgCTACGAAGAATCTATGGAGTTGTAAAACCAAAGCCTGAAACTTGGGAAGCTGCATTAAAAGATATCCAACATACAAGAGAATATCGAGAACTTACCGATGAGTACGTTAAAAGACAAttatttgatgaattcaatCCTGAAATACCACATGCTAGACCCAGGCCGTCTGTTCCTTATAATCCGAAAAAACGGCCATTGGGGCCAGATATTGAACTCGATTACTGA